In Cupriavidus basilensis, the following proteins share a genomic window:
- a CDS encoding tetratricopeptide repeat-containing glycosyltransferase yields the protein MTRICLNMIVKNEAPVIARCLASVKPWIDRWAIVDTGSTDGTQALVRKIMGDLPGALHERPWIDFAHNRNEALALARAGMEGAAGAEDYVLFIDADETLRMPEGFRWPRLADDGYRFQCELGGWQYQRNALVKAGQPWRWEGVLHEYLTQDPAHAWQHLPGPAIEVSRDGARARDPQTYLRDIEVLERALRNDPANARYCFYLAQSYRDAGKLEASLQQYQARVAMGGWEEERWFALFQIAVLTERLAADAAHAANPAYAPAAVRDAYLAAYQARPARAEPLCELARYHRLRGEFAQAHLYAQQAAAMPCPADTLFVDASVYAWRALDELTVSAYYVGALAQGKAALQKLLAEARFPPAESTRIQSNRPYYGL from the coding sequence TTGACGCGCATCTGCCTGAACATGATCGTGAAGAACGAGGCCCCGGTGATCGCCCGCTGCCTCGCGTCCGTCAAGCCATGGATCGACCGCTGGGCGATCGTCGACACCGGGTCCACCGACGGCACCCAGGCGCTGGTGCGCAAGATCATGGGGGACCTGCCCGGCGCGCTCCATGAGCGGCCCTGGATCGATTTCGCGCACAACCGCAACGAGGCCCTGGCGCTGGCGCGCGCCGGCATGGAGGGCGCGGCCGGCGCCGAAGACTACGTACTGTTCATCGATGCCGATGAAACCCTGCGCATGCCCGAAGGATTCCGCTGGCCCCGGCTGGCCGACGACGGCTACCGCTTCCAGTGCGAGCTGGGCGGCTGGCAATACCAGCGCAACGCCCTGGTCAAGGCGGGCCAGCCCTGGCGCTGGGAGGGTGTGCTGCACGAATACCTGACGCAGGACCCGGCACACGCCTGGCAGCACCTGCCCGGCCCTGCCATCGAGGTCTCGCGCGATGGCGCCCGCGCCCGGGATCCGCAGACCTACCTGCGCGACATCGAAGTGCTGGAGCGCGCCCTGCGCAACGATCCGGCCAACGCGCGCTACTGCTTCTACCTGGCGCAGAGCTACCGCGACGCCGGCAAGCTGGAAGCCAGCCTGCAGCAATACCAGGCGCGCGTGGCCATGGGCGGCTGGGAGGAGGAGCGCTGGTTCGCGCTGTTCCAGATCGCCGTGCTGACAGAGCGCCTTGCCGCCGACGCCGCGCATGCGGCAAACCCGGCCTACGCCCCCGCTGCCGTACGCGATGCCTACCTCGCCGCCTACCAGGCGCGCCCCGCGCGTGCCGAACCGCTGTGCGAACTGGCCCGCTACCACCGGCTGCGCGGCGAGTTCGCGCAGGCGCATCTCTACGCCCAGCAGGCCGCGGCCATGCCCTGCCCGGCCGATACCCTGTTTGTCGACGCGTCGGTCTATGCCTGGCGCGCGCTCGACGAACTCACGGTCAGCGCGTACTACGTCGGCGCGCTGGCGCAAGGCAAGGCCGCCTTGCAAAAGCTGCTGGCCGAGGCGCGTTTCCCGCCCGCCGAAAGCACCCGCATCCAGTCGAACCGGCCTTACTACGGACTGTAG
- the alkB gene encoding DNA oxidative demethylase AlkB → MTFDLFDSLPQDAPRAEPIVPGAVVLRGFAREHEQTLLDNVRAVASQAPWRHLVTPGGQRMSVAMTNCGQFGWVSDVTGYRYEAADPLSGQPWPAMPDAFLALARDAAAAAGFADFRPDACLLNRYAPGTRLSLHQDRDELDLRAPIVSVSLGLPAVFLFGGLARAERPLRVRLAHGDVVVWGGPARLAFHGIAPLADGDHALVGRERINLTLRKTR, encoded by the coding sequence ATGACCTTTGACCTGTTCGATTCCCTCCCCCAGGACGCCCCCCGCGCCGAGCCCATCGTGCCCGGCGCTGTGGTGCTGCGCGGCTTCGCACGGGAGCATGAACAAACCCTGCTGGATAATGTGCGCGCCGTTGCCTCGCAAGCGCCGTGGCGGCACCTTGTCACGCCGGGCGGCCAGCGCATGTCGGTGGCCATGACCAACTGCGGCCAGTTTGGCTGGGTTTCGGATGTCACCGGCTACCGCTACGAAGCGGCCGATCCCCTCAGCGGCCAGCCCTGGCCCGCCATGCCGGATGCCTTCCTGGCGCTGGCGCGCGATGCGGCCGCCGCGGCCGGCTTTGCCGATTTCCGCCCGGACGCGTGCCTGCTCAACCGCTATGCGCCAGGCACCCGGCTATCCCTGCACCAGGACCGCGATGAGCTCGACCTGCGCGCGCCCATCGTCTCGGTGTCGCTTGGCCTGCCGGCCGTGTTCCTGTTCGGCGGCCTTGCCCGCGCCGAGCGACCGCTGCGCGTGCGGCTGGCGCATGGCGATGTGGTGGTATGGGGCGGCCCGGCGAGGCTGGCGTTCCACGGCATTGCGCCGCTGGCCGACGGCGATCACGCGCTGGTGGGCCGCGAGCGGATCAACCTGACTTTGCGCAAGACGCGCTAA